From Scomber scombrus chromosome 21, fScoSco1.1, whole genome shotgun sequence, one genomic window encodes:
- the LOC134003825 gene encoding PI-PLC X domain-containing protein 1-like, producing the protein MFAGNERRKPISYSDWMSQLPSELYNTPLWNLIIPGSHDSMSYDLDINSSVIEPDGLKKISKIYCARKILRKWAVTQEEAITNQLDAGVRYFDLRIARKPGDTDPTRLYFYHGLCTRTDVETVLKVINDWAENHPKEILILAFSHFKGFDKKIEGQLHNHLINFIKTLFGAKLFLRDETPTLKYCWQKSRNVIVSYDYPAIYSPKLWGKITYFYGNTMDPAKVESILQQILETKKPSNCFFVCGLNLTLQSDASILKYILCPCGTLPKVIQRSLPELLKWVQKQAGMNIVASDLVTRNDFVSVVIKLNISKISGMYKE; encoded by the exons ATGTTTGCTGGCAATGAGAGAAGAAAACCCATAAGCTATAGTGACTGGATGTCTCAACTTCCATCTGAACTTTACAACACTCCTCTCTGGAATCTGATCATACCAG gGAGCCATGACTCAATGAGTTATGACTTGGACATCAACTCCTCTGTAATAGAACCTGATGGacttaaaaaaatcagcaaGATTTATTGTGCTCGTAAAATATTGCGCAAATGGGCAGTCACTCAG GAGGAGGCCATTACAAATCAACTGGATGCTGGTGTCCGCTACTTCGATCTGAGGATCGCCCGCAAGCCAGGCGACACAGATCCCACAAGGCTTTACTTTTACCATGGGCTGTGCACTAGAACGGATGTGGAG ACTGTTCTCAAGGTCATAAACGACTGGGCAGAGAATCACCCCAAAGAGATCCTCATCCTGGCTTTCTCCCACTTCAAAGGGTTTGACAAGAAGATTGAAGGGCAACTCCATAACCATCTCATCAACTTCATCAAGACCTTGTTTGGAGCTAAACTCTTCCTTAGAGAC GAGACCCCTACCCTGAAATACTGCTGGCAGAAGAGTAGAAACGTCATAGTCTCATATGACTATCCAGCAATCTACTCCCCCAAGTTATGGGGGAAAATAACTTATTTCTATGGCAATACTATGGACCCTGCAAAAGTTGAATCAATACTCCAACAGATTTTGGAAACGAAGAAGCCTTCTAACT GTTTCTTTGTCTGTGGCTTGAACCTGACACTGCAGAGTGATGCCAGCATACTCAAATACATCCTTTGCCCCTGTGGCACCCTTCCAAAGGTCATACAGAGGAGTCTACCAGAACTGCTGAAGTGGGTGCAGAAGCAAGCTGGCATGAACATCGTGGCCTCAGACTTGGTGACTCGAAATGATTTTGTCTCAGTGGTCATCAAACTCAACATTTCCAAAATTAGTGGGATGtataaagaataa
- the LOC134003062 gene encoding pepsin A-like — translation MKWAFVLCAVVALSECLLQVPLEKGKSAREALEEQGLWEEYRVKYPYNPISKFDQRFAVAGEPMTNDADLCYYGIISIGTPPQSFKVIFDSGSSNLWVPSIYCNSPACNNHHKFNPTTSSTYRRNGGSLKIQYGTGSMTGILGYDTVMVGGLAVRNQIFGLSQTEAPFMQHMRADGILGLAYPRLSASGATPVFDNMMREGLVTQDIFSVYLSRHSQQGSVVTFGGVDPNHYYGPITWIPLSNELYWQITVDSVTVNGQVVACNGGCQAIVDTGTSLIVGPQSSISNINSHVGASSQNGDYRVDCNNIAQMPDVTFHIHGQEFTIPASAYVRQSQYYGCRTGFGGGGDSLWILGDVFIRQYYSIFSRSQNMVGLAQAR, via the exons ATGAAGTGGGCTTTTGTTCTGTGTGCTGTGGTGGCACTGTCTGAGTGCCTGCTCCA GGTCCCCCTGGAGAAGGGTAAGAGTGCTAGGGAGGCCCTGGAGGAGCAGGGTCTATGGGAAGAGTACAGGGTCAAGTACCCATACAACCCCATATCCAAGTTTGACCAGCGCTTTGCTGTGGCTGGTGAGCCCATGACCAACGATGCTGAT CTGTGTTACTATGGAATCATCTCCATTGGAACTCCTCCTCAGTCCTTCAAGGTCATCTTTGACAGCGGCTCATCTAACCTGTGGGTGCCCTCCATCTACTGCAACAGCCCAGCCTGCA ACAACCATCACAAGTTTAACCCTACCACCAGCAGCACCTACAGAAGGAATGGAGGATCTCTCAAGATCCAGTATGGCACAGGCAGCATGACTGGCATCCTTGGTTACGACACAGTGATG GTCGGTGGACTTGCTGTGAGAAACCAGATCTTCGGCCTTAGTCAGACTGAAGCTCCCTTCATGCAGCACATGCGTGCTGATGGTATCCTGGGCCTGGCCTACCCACGTCTGTCTGCCTCTGGAGCTACTCCTGTCTTTGACAACATGATGAGGGAGGGCCTGGTCACCCAGGACATATTCTCTGTGTACCTCAGCCG TCACTCCCAGCAAGGCAGTGTGGTGACCTTTGGTGGTGTTGACCCCAACCACTACTATGGTCCCATCACCTGGATTCCCCTCTCCAATGAGCTGTACTGGCAGATCACAGTGGACAG TGTTACTGTCAACGGTCAGGTTGTGGCTTGCAATGGTGGTTGCCAGGCTATTGTGGACACTGGCACTTCCCTGATCGTTGGACCTCAGAGCAGCATTAGCAACATCAACAGCCATGTGGGAGCTAGTAGCCAGAATGGAGAC TATCGTGTCGACTGTAACAACATTGCCCAAATGCCTGATGTGACCTTCCACATCCATGGACAGGAATTCACCATCCCAGCCTCTGCCTACGTCCGTCAG TCTCAGTACTATGGATGTCGCACTGGATTCGGCGGTGGAGGTGACAGCTTGTGGATCCTGGGTGATGTCTTCATCAGACAATACTATTCCATCTTCAGCAGAAGCCAGAATATGGTGGGTCTGGCCCAGGCTAGATAA
- the LOC134003051 gene encoding pepsin A-like: MKWAFVLCAVVALSECLLQVPLEKGKSAREALEEQGLWEEYRVKYPYNPMSKFDQRFAVAGEPMTNDADLAYYGIISIGTPPQSFKVIFDSGSSNLWVPSIYCNSPACNNHDKFNPTTSSTYKRNGGSLKIQYGTGSMTGILGYDTVTVGGLAVRNQIFGLSQTEAPFMQHMHADGILGLAYPRLSASGATPVFDNMMREGLVTQDIFSVYLSRHSQQGSVVTFGGVDPNHYYGPITWIPLSSERYWQITVDSVTVNGQVVACNGGCQAIVDTGTSLIVGPQSSIRNINSHVGASSQNGDHRVDCNNIAQMPDVTFHIHGQEFTIPASAYARESQYYGCRTSFGSGGDSLWILGDVFIRQYYSIFSRSQNMVGLAQAR; this comes from the exons ATGAAGTGGGCTTTTGTTCTGTGTGCTGTGGTGGCACTGTCTGAGTGCCTGCTCCA GGTCCCCCTGGAGAAGGGTAAGAGTGCCAGGGAGGCCCTGGAGGAGCAGGGTCTATGGGAAGAGTACAGGGTCAAGTACCCATACAACCCCATGTCCAAGTTTGACCAGCGCTTTGCTGTGGCTGGTGAGCCCATGACCAACGATGCTGAT CTGGCTTACTATGGAATCATCTCCATTGGAACTCCTCCTCAGTCCTTCAAGGTCATCTTTGACAGCGGCTCATCTAACCTGTGGGTGCCCTCCATCTACTGCAACAGCCCAGCCTGCA ACAACCATGACAAGTTTAAccccaccaccagcagcacctACAAAAGGAATGGAGGATCTCTCAAGATCCAGTATGGCACAGGCAGCATGACTGGCATCCTTGGATACGACACAGTGACG GTCGGTGGACTTGCTGTGAGAAACCAGATCTTCGGCCTTAGTCAGACTGAAGCTCCCTTCATGCAGCACATGCATGCTGATGGTATCCTGGGCCTGGCCTACCCACGTCTGTCTGCCTCTGGAGCTACTCCTGTCTTTGACAACATGATGAGGGAGGGCCTGGTCACCCAGGACATATTCTCTGTGTACCTGAGCCG TCACTCCCAGCAAGGCAGTGTGGTGACCTTTGGTGGTGTTGACCCCAACCACTACTATGGTCCCATCACCTGGATTCCCCTCTCCAGTGAGCGGTACTGGCAGATCACAGTGGACAG TGTTACTGTCAATGGTCAGGTTGTGGCTTGCAATGGTGGTTGCCAGGCTATTGTGGACACTGGCACTTCCCTGATCGTTGGACCTCAGAGCAGCATTCGCAACATCAACAGCCATGTGGGAGCTAGTAGTCAGAATGGAGAC CATCGTGTCGACTGTAACAACATTGCCCAAATGCCTGATGTGACCTTCCACATCCATGGACAGGAATTCACCATCCCAGCCTCTGCCTACGCCCGAGAG TCTCAGTACTATGGATGTCGCACTTCATTCGGCAGTGGAGGTGACAGCTTGTGGATCCTGGGTGATGTCTTCATCAGACAATACTATTCCATCTTCAGCAGAAGCCAGAATATGGTGGGTCTGGCCCAGGCTAGATAA
- the LOC134003061 gene encoding pepsin A-like, producing MKWAFVLCAVVALSECLLQVPLEKGKSAREALEEQGLWEEYRVKYPYNPISKFDQRFAVAGEPMTNDADLCYYGIISIGTPPQSFKVIFDSGSSNLWVPSIYCNSPACNNHDKFNPTTSSTYKRNGGSLKIQYGTGSMTGILGYDTVTVGGLAVRNQIFGLSQTEAPFMQHMRADGILGLAYPRLSASGATPVFDNMMREGLVTQDIFSVYLSRHSQQGSVVTFGGVDPNHYYGPITWIPLSNELYWQITVDSVTVNGQVVACNGGCQAIVDTGTSLIVGPQSSISNINSHVGASSQNGDYRVDCNNIAQMPDVTFHIHGQEFTIPASAYVRQSQYYGCRTGFGGGGDSLWILGDVFIRQYYSIFSRSQNMVGLAQAR from the exons ATGAAGTGGGCTTTTGTTCTGTGTGCTGTGGTAGCACTGTCTGAGTGCCTGCTCCA GGTCCCCCTGGAGAAGGGTAAGAGTGCCAGGGAGGCCCTGGAGGAGCAGGGTCTATGGGAAGAGTACAGGGTCAAGTACCCATACAACCCCATATCCAAGTTTGACCAGCGCTTTGCTGTGGCTGGTGAGCCCATGACCAACGATGCTGAT CTGTGTTACTATGGAATCATCTCCATTGGAACTCCTCCTCAGTCCTTCAAGGTCATCTTTGACAGCGGCTCATCTAACCTGTGGGTGCCCTCCATCTACTGCAACAGCCCAGCCTGCA ACAACCATGACAAGTTTAAccccaccaccagcagcacctACAAAAGGAATGGAGGATCTCTCAAGATCCAGTATGGCACAGGCAGCATGACTGGCATCCTTGGATACGACACAGTGACG GTCGGTGGACTTGCTGTGAGAAACCAGATCTTCGGCCTTAGTCAGACTGAAGCTCCCTTCATGCAGCACATGCGTGCTGATGGTATCCTGGGCCTGGCCTACCCACGTCTGTCTGCCTCTGGAGCTACTCCTGTCTTTGACAACATGATGAGGGAGGGCCTGGTCACCCAGGACATATTCTCTGTGTACCTGAGCCG TCACTCCCAGCAAGGCAGTGTGGTGACCTTTGGTGGTGTTGACCCCAACCACTACTATGGTCCCATCACCTGGATTCCCCTCTCCAATGAGCTGTACTGGCAGATCACAGTGGACAG TGTTACTGTCAATGGTCAGGTTGTGGCTTGCAATGGTGGTTGCCAGGCTATTGTGGACACTGGCACTTCCCTGATCGTTGGACCTCAGAGCAGCATTAGCAACATCAACAGCCATGTGGGAGCTAGTAGCCAGAATGGAGAC TATCGTGTCGACTGTAACAACATTGCCCAAATGCCTGATGTGACCTTCCACATCCATGGACAGGAATTCACCATCCCAGCCTCTGCCTACGTCCGTCAG TCTCAGTACTATGGATGTCGCACTGGATTCGGCGGTGGAGGTGACAGCTTGTGGATCCTGGGTGATGTCTTCATCAGACAATACTATTCCATCTTCAGCAGAAGCCAGAATATGGTGGGTCTGGCCCAGGCTAGATAA